Genomic window (Leisingera methylohalidivorans DSM 14336):
TGGCGCGTCACCGGCCGCAAACCCAACGCCCTGTTCATCGGCGACGCCGATGCGGACGGATTCTTCAAACTCCTGACCGAAAGGCTCGCCCGCCTATGAGCGCCGCCCTGCATCTTGCCAAGCCGGAACACCTGGACGGGGTGCTGGCGCTGGTTGCCGCCTTCCATGCCGAATCCAATCTCGCCACCACCGAGGACCACCGCCGCGCCGGGGTTGAGCCGCTGCTGAACGGCCACCCTTACGGCGCCATCTACCTGATCGGCCCCACCCGCGCCCCGATCGGCTATATCGTCATCACCTTCGGCTGGTCGGTGGAATTCGGCGGCATGGACGGTTTTGTGGACGAGCTTTACATCCGCCCCGCCGTGCGCGGCCGCGGCGTCGCAACCGAGGTGCTGACCGAACTGCCGAAAACCCTGGCCACCGCCGGTTTGCGCGCCCTGCACCTGGAGGTCGACCGCGAAAACGAAACCGCCCAGCGGCTGTATCTGCGCACCCGGTTCAAACCGCGCGAGAATTACATCCTGATGACCAAGGACTTGTAACGTCACCCGCCCGGCACACTTTCGCCGATGCGCTCTTGCCGCCCAGCGTTTTTGCGCTTGCAGCGGC
Coding sequences:
- a CDS encoding GNAT family N-acetyltransferase; amino-acid sequence: MSAALHLAKPEHLDGVLALVAAFHAESNLATTEDHRRAGVEPLLNGHPYGAIYLIGPTRAPIGYIVITFGWSVEFGGMDGFVDELYIRPAVRGRGVATEVLTELPKTLATAGLRALHLEVDRENETAQRLYLRTRFKPRENYILMTKDL